A single window of bacterium DNA harbors:
- a CDS encoding SBBP repeat-containing protein, which translates to MKTRHLVTLLVLAVPVVLLCSNVQADPGTSLTYCTYLGGVSGDHPDDIAIDRVHHRYVITGSTVSSDYPTTHGVIQESRPHGTPYADAFVSVFDAISHELVCSTFLGGWYTEGVQELALDEAGNIYLVGMTNSTDFPVTPDAYDPYNGGWMQDGFIISLT; encoded by the coding sequence ATGAAGACTCGTCACCTCGTGACGCTGCTCGTGCTGGCGGTGCCGGTCGTTCTGTTATGCAGTAACGTTCAAGCCGACCCGGGAACGTCGTTGACCTATTGCACCTACCTGGGCGGTGTCTCGGGCGATCACCCTGACGATATCGCCATCGACAGGGTTCACCACCGTTATGTCATCACCGGCTCCACGGTTTCCAGCGACTATCCGACGACCCACGGCGTCATCCAGGAATCCCGCCCGCACGGGACCCCCTACGCAGATGCGTTCGTGTCGGTGTTCGACGCGATCAGCCACGAACTCGTCTGTTCCACGTTCCTCGGCGGGTGGTACACCGAGGGTGTCCAGGAACTGGCGCTGGACGAAGCCGGGAACATTTACCTCGTCGGCATGACCAACTCGACGGATTTTCCGGTGACGCCCGACGCCTACGACCCCTACAACGGCGGGTGGATGCAGGACGGGTTCATCATCTCCCTGAC